One Planctomycetota bacterium DNA segment encodes these proteins:
- a CDS encoding DNA topoisomerase IV subunit A has translation MAKKTTKSKAAPASAPTKKIKIVRSKRRPGDTAAKLVGMADDIAKQVGKENDPGVDIPTRALSNVSFDSKSRLIRMGDNTQRRSFFNLGQAKKFMQTTLIASGCSELIRQEKTTSIRDLFYHCKHTIEGTKENTFDEQSESDPIIEDLEVTVAALREELGLFAEPKGAMVGPMVIEDNGDTIDLSKMGSGGWAIPSIVEDDIIKFKRGSAKYILLIEKGAVWRRFSEDRYWEQHKCMIIHGGGQPPRGVRRLIWRMHNELKLPVYVLVDNDPWGYYIYSVVKQGSINLAFESERMAIPSARFIGMSAFDAERFDIPKTVAIKLNDQDIRRAKEVLNYEWFQKKEWQKEIKKMLSLGVKLELEALSNKDFSFITEQYLPRKLKDKQWLD, from the coding sequence ATGGCCAAGAAGACCACAAAATCGAAGGCGGCGCCGGCGTCTGCACCCACCAAAAAGATCAAGATTGTGCGCTCCAAGCGGCGGCCGGGCGATACGGCGGCGAAGCTGGTGGGCATGGCGGACGACATCGCCAAGCAGGTGGGCAAGGAGAACGATCCGGGCGTGGACATACCGACGCGGGCCTTGTCGAACGTGAGCTTCGATTCCAAATCGCGGCTCATCCGCATGGGCGACAATACGCAACGGCGGAGCTTCTTCAATCTCGGTCAAGCCAAGAAATTCATGCAGACGACGCTGATCGCCTCCGGCTGCAGCGAGTTGATCCGTCAGGAAAAGACCACGAGCATCCGAGACCTCTTCTACCACTGCAAGCACACCATCGAAGGCACGAAGGAAAACACCTTCGACGAGCAGAGCGAATCGGACCCGATCATCGAAGATCTGGAAGTGACGGTCGCGGCGCTGCGCGAGGAATTGGGGCTGTTCGCCGAACCGAAGGGCGCGATGGTCGGGCCGATGGTCATTGAGGACAACGGCGACACGATCGACCTGTCGAAGATGGGTTCGGGGGGCTGGGCGATTCCGTCGATCGTCGAGGACGACATCATCAAATTCAAACGCGGGTCCGCCAAGTACATTCTGCTCATCGAAAAGGGAGCGGTCTGGCGTCGGTTCAGCGAAGACCGCTACTGGGAGCAGCACAAGTGCATGATCATCCACGGCGGCGGTCAACCGCCGCGCGGCGTCCGCCGTCTGATCTGGCGCATGCACAACGAACTGAAGCTGCCCGTCTACGTGCTCGTCGATAACGACCCGTGGGGTTACTACATCTATTCCGTCGTCAAGCAGGGGTCGATCAATCTGGCGTTCGAGTCGGAGCGCATGGCGATTCCATCGGCCCGGTTCATCGGCATGAGCGCCTTCGATGCGGAGCGCTTCGACATTCCCAAGACGGTGGCGATCAAGCTCAATGATCAGGACATCCGCCGCGCCAAGGAAGTGCTCAACTATGAGTGGTTCCAGAAGAAGGAATGGCAGAAGGAGATCAAGAAGATGTTGAGTCTGGGGGTGAAGCTGGAGCTGGAAGCGTTGTCGAACAAGGATTTCAGCTTCATCACGGAGCAGTACCTGCCGCGCAAGCTCAAGGACAAACAATGGCTTGATTGA
- a CDS encoding methyltransferase domain-containing protein produces MYRKTMQPTSVTRGKGLLETWLAHRRAAMADRLIPPGLRDGRLLDIGCGSVPYFLTHTQFREKHGLDKVATFEIEPLRIGRFDAHADAALPFEDGHFEVVTMLAVFEHIERGRLIGLIDEIHRVLRPGGCYILTTPAGWTGPMLSVMKWMGLVSAVEIDEHVGSYSRGTIRGVMRETRFGEAGLTMGAFELGMNTWAKVTKGG; encoded by the coding sequence ATGTACCGGAAAACGATGCAGCCAACAAGTGTGACACGCGGGAAGGGGTTGCTGGAGACGTGGCTGGCCCATCGCCGGGCGGCGATGGCGGACCGACTCATTCCGCCGGGGCTGCGCGATGGGCGGCTATTGGATATCGGCTGCGGGTCCGTGCCGTATTTTCTGACGCATACGCAATTCCGCGAAAAGCACGGACTGGACAAGGTGGCGACGTTCGAGATCGAACCGCTGCGGATTGGCCGGTTCGATGCTCATGCGGATGCGGCGCTGCCGTTTGAGGACGGGCATTTTGAGGTGGTGACGATGCTGGCGGTGTTCGAGCACATCGAGCGCGGACGGCTGATCGGTCTGATTGACGAGATTCACCGCGTGTTGCGCCCCGGCGGGTGCTACATTCTGACGACCCCGGCGGGTTGGACGGGGCCGATGCTGAGCGTGATGAAGTGGATGGGGCTCGTCAGCGCGGTGGAGATCGATGAGCATGTCGGAAGTTACAGCCGGGGGACGATTCGGGGGGTGATGCGGGAGACGCGGTTCGGGGAGGCGGGGCTGACGATGGGGGCGTTTGAGCTCGGGATGAATACGTGGGCGAAGGTGACGAAAGGCGGATGA
- a CDS encoding glycosyltransferase: protein MRLSVVMPVYNEAATIRRVVERVRAVGLDMELIIVDDGSTDGTRDELAKIAAEMTDLRVIYHDHNKGKGAALATGFKHATGELVIIQDADMEYDPAEYPELIKPIVDGNADVVFGSRFISSHPHRVLYYWHSVGNRLITLFSNMFTNLNLTDIEVCYKVFRREIIQGITIEENRFGFEPEITAKIARMRCRVYEVGISYSGRTYAEGKKIGWRDGVRALWCIVKYNLLT from the coding sequence ATGAGGTTATCCGTCGTCATGCCCGTGTACAACGAAGCCGCGACGATCCGCCGGGTCGTCGAGCGGGTCCGCGCCGTCGGGCTGGACATGGAACTGATCATCGTCGACGACGGCTCCACCGACGGCACGCGCGACGAACTGGCCAAAATCGCCGCTGAAATGACCGATCTACGCGTCATCTATCACGACCATAACAAGGGCAAAGGCGCCGCCCTCGCCACCGGGTTCAAACATGCGACCGGCGAACTGGTCATCATCCAGGACGCCGACATGGAGTACGACCCCGCCGAGTACCCCGAGCTGATCAAGCCCATCGTCGACGGCAACGCCGACGTCGTCTTCGGCTCCCGCTTCATCTCCAGCCACCCGCACCGCGTTCTCTACTACTGGCACTCCGTCGGCAACCGGCTCATCACGCTGTTCTCGAATATGTTCACCAATCTAAACCTGACCGACATCGAAGTCTGCTACAAGGTCTTCCGCCGCGAGATCATTCAGGGGATCACCATCGAGGAAAACCGCTTCGGCTTCGAGCCCGAGATCACGGCGAAGATCGCCAGGATGCGCTGCCGCGTCTATGAAGTGGGCATCTCCTACTCCGGCCGCACCTACGCCGAAGGCAAAAAAATCGGCTGGCGCGACGGCGTGCGGGCGCTGTGGTGCATCGTCAAATACAACCTCTTGACCTGA